One segment of Daphnia magna isolate NIES linkage group LG2, ASM2063170v1.1, whole genome shotgun sequence DNA contains the following:
- the LOC116916677 gene encoding uncharacterized protein LOC116916677 isoform X3 produces MEGMPELSSATSSPNEASRRKRRRNSGTESTGHQEESFAQLLVFDSGNPPPTKIVEPTATQHIQDVDETKAVKDITLHNLPSDQSVNNNKRNSPVSFVPSPGSDSNSTIPLEIEQTENVSEVIELEAIESEASEEALDLTANNSDTVKALPVVLEPPGNFAFINLGFAPSSLYLDNRNAASPTFSAREEVVVEQTSLHHLKNSESSCAASEEEKNLINYSLPSPILLPCTDNMEACIVPSSPSEPAADVELAALSGICPVAMSSDRDYAILPEDASIECRPRLPQSPRRIFDCDNSPYFSFAIRDREEYIPLNVGTDELEKKELELRKAACRIKEFLTTIVAASKRLEGERELLKSKLTELHADMTVRAEVINSLNQSSTTNREKIERCLTERNRQHALTVEINIRLVKKELAMRELQVAICQEKLLAASNDTPVDSLVSAIAANEEKVIAISTDVRQYYEEENVAKEMLALLDEKLKKFTEEEQLQRRRIDEFHLLQRKAELLVSKNEESLQRATLELKQLIKQRKNYSTYFVNLERMMVKIKMCRKLKELDRKEERIIGKEIHEQNKRYPQQVRATSNVQYASQLTVFGRSYQPSTLEQPTISCSSSSVQHFTSLRSIEIHNHTPWLPQPFLPLSRFSPGLLQVAPMALPWVDPQSNQNP; encoded by the exons ATGGAAG GAATGCCTGAATTGTCTTCTGCAACCAGTTCCCCTAATGAAGCATCtaggagaaaaagaagaagaaattctgGAACTGAATCCACTGGCCATCAAGAAGAGTCCTTTGCACAATTGTTGGTTTTTGATTCTGGTAACCCACCACCCACCAAAATAGTAGAGCCTACAGCCACTCAACATATACAAGATGTTGATGAAACTAAGGCAGTTAAAGATATTACCCTTCATAACCTGCCGAGTGATCAA TCAGTTAACAACAATAAACGGAATTCACCAGTAAGTTTTGTACCATCTCCAGGATCAGATTCAAATTCTACAATACCCCTTGAAATTGAACAGACAGAAAATGTTTCTGAAGTAATTGAACTGGAAGCCATCGAAAGTGAAG CCTCTGAAGAAGCCCTTGACCTTACTGCTAATAATTCAGATACGGTGAAAGCTCTCCCAGTGGTTTTGGAGCCTCCAGGAAACTTCGCATTCATTAACCTCGGCTTTGCCCCATCCTCGCTAT ATTTAGACAATCGAAATGCTGCATCCCCTACGTTTTCCGCACGTGAAGAAGTTGTGGTCGAACAGACTTCTTTACATCACCTAAAGAACAGCGAATCATCATGTGCAGCTtccgaagaagaaaaaaatttaataaattattCGCTACCTTCACCTATTCTCTTGCCGTGCACGGATAATATGGAGGCTTGCATAGTCCCATCTTCTCCCTCGGAGCCAGCTGCGGATG TAGAGTTGGCCGCATTATCTGGGATCTGTCCAGTAGCCATGTCCTCAGATCGAGATTATGCTATCTTACCGGAAG ATGCCAGCATAGAATGCAGACCACGCTTACCTCAAAGCCCTCGGCGTATCTTCGACTGTGATAATTCtccatatttttcttttgcaataAGAG ACAGGGAAGAGTACATCCCATTAAACGTCGGTACTGatgaactggaaaaaaaagagctcgAATTACGGAAAGCTGCCTGCAGAATTAAAGAATTTTTGACAACAATCGTTGCCGCAAGTAAACGCTTAGAAGGCGAGAGAGAGCTTCTAAAATCGAAATTGACAGAGTTGCATGCAGATATGACTGTAAGAGCCGAAGTGATAAATTCGTTGAATCAGTCATCGACCACTAACAGAGAGAAAATAGAGCGATGCCTGACCGAGAGAAATCGACAGCATGCATTGACTGTTGAAATAAATATCAGGCTAGTGAAAAAGGAGCTGGCAATGCGCGAACTGCAGGTGGCGATTTGCCAAGAAAAACTACTAGCGGCAAGCAACGATACACCTGTTGATTCTCTCGTTTCGGCGATTGCCGCAAATGAAGAAAAGGTTATAGCCATCAGTACCGATGTCCGCCAATActacgaagaagaaaacgtaGCTAAAGAGATGTTAGCGTTATTGGacgaaaaactaaaaaagttTACTGAAGAGGAGCAGTTGCAACGTCGGCGCATTGATGAGTTTCATTTGCTACAAAGAAAAGCCGAATTGCTCGTTTCGAAAAATGAGGAGAGTTTGCAAAGAGCCACCTTAGAACTCAAACAACTcattaaacaaagaaaaaactacTCTACTTACTTTGTGAATCTTGAGAGGATGATGGTCAAAATCAAGATGTGTCGAAAACTTAAAGAGCTTGATCGTAAGGAAGAAAGAATAATTGGAAAGGAAATACATGAACAAAACAAGAGATATCCGCAACAAGTTAGGGCAACGAGCAAC GTACAATACGCCAGCCAGTTAACTGTGTTTGGTAGGAGTTACCAGCCCTCTACTTTGGAACAGCCTACAATATCTTGTAGTAGCTCTTCTGTCCAACATTTCACAAGTTTACGGTCCATTGAAATTCATAATCATACCCCTTGGCTTCCGCAGCCCTTCTTGCCGTTATCTCGTTTTTCGCCAGGCCTACTGCAAGTGGCACCTATGGCACTTCCATGGGTTGATCCCCAGAGTAATCAGAACccttaa
- the LOC116916677 gene encoding uncharacterized protein LOC116916677 isoform X9 produces MEGMPELSSATSSPNEASRRKRRRNSGTESTGHQEESFAQLLVFDSGNPPPTKIVEPTATQHIQDVDETKAVKDITLHNLPSDQSVNNNKRNSPVSFVPSPGSDSNSTIPLEIEQTENVSEVIELEAIESEDTVKALPVVLEPPGNFAFINLGFAPSSLYLDNRNAASPTFSAREEVVVEQTSLHHLKNSESSCAASEEEKNLINYSLPSPILLPCTDNMEACIVPSSPSEPAADVELAALSGICPVAMSSDRDYAILPEDASIECRPRLPQSPRRIFDCDNSPYFSFAIRDREEYIPLNVGTDELEKKELELRKAACRIKEFLTTIVAASKRLEGERELLKSKLTELHADMTVRAEVINSLNQSSTTNREKIERCLTERNRQHALTVEINIRLVKKELAMRELQVAICQEKLLAASNDTPVDSLVSAIAANEEKVIAISTDVRQYYEEENVAKEMLALLDEKLKKFTEEEQLQRRRIDEFHLLQRKAELLVSKNEESLQRATLELKQLIKQRKNYSTYFVNLERMMVKIKMCRKLKELDRKEERIIGKEIHEQNKRYPQQVRATSNVQYASQLTVFGRSYQPSTLEQPTISCSSSSVQHFTSLRSIEIHNHTPWLPQPFLPLSRFSPGLLQVAPMALPWVDPQSNQNP; encoded by the exons ATGGAAG GAATGCCTGAATTGTCTTCTGCAACCAGTTCCCCTAATGAAGCATCtaggagaaaaagaagaagaaattctgGAACTGAATCCACTGGCCATCAAGAAGAGTCCTTTGCACAATTGTTGGTTTTTGATTCTGGTAACCCACCACCCACCAAAATAGTAGAGCCTACAGCCACTCAACATATACAAGATGTTGATGAAACTAAGGCAGTTAAAGATATTACCCTTCATAACCTGCCGAGTGATCAA TCAGTTAACAACAATAAACGGAATTCACCAGTAAGTTTTGTACCATCTCCAGGATCAGATTCAAATTCTACAATACCCCTTGAAATTGAACAGACAGAAAATGTTTCTGAAGTAATTGAACTGGAAGCCATCGAAAGTGAAG ATACGGTGAAAGCTCTCCCAGTGGTTTTGGAGCCTCCAGGAAACTTCGCATTCATTAACCTCGGCTTTGCCCCATCCTCGCTAT ATTTAGACAATCGAAATGCTGCATCCCCTACGTTTTCCGCACGTGAAGAAGTTGTGGTCGAACAGACTTCTTTACATCACCTAAAGAACAGCGAATCATCATGTGCAGCTtccgaagaagaaaaaaatttaataaattattCGCTACCTTCACCTATTCTCTTGCCGTGCACGGATAATATGGAGGCTTGCATAGTCCCATCTTCTCCCTCGGAGCCAGCTGCGGATG TAGAGTTGGCCGCATTATCTGGGATCTGTCCAGTAGCCATGTCCTCAGATCGAGATTATGCTATCTTACCGGAAG ATGCCAGCATAGAATGCAGACCACGCTTACCTCAAAGCCCTCGGCGTATCTTCGACTGTGATAATTCtccatatttttcttttgcaataAGAG ACAGGGAAGAGTACATCCCATTAAACGTCGGTACTGatgaactggaaaaaaaagagctcgAATTACGGAAAGCTGCCTGCAGAATTAAAGAATTTTTGACAACAATCGTTGCCGCAAGTAAACGCTTAGAAGGCGAGAGAGAGCTTCTAAAATCGAAATTGACAGAGTTGCATGCAGATATGACTGTAAGAGCCGAAGTGATAAATTCGTTGAATCAGTCATCGACCACTAACAGAGAGAAAATAGAGCGATGCCTGACCGAGAGAAATCGACAGCATGCATTGACTGTTGAAATAAATATCAGGCTAGTGAAAAAGGAGCTGGCAATGCGCGAACTGCAGGTGGCGATTTGCCAAGAAAAACTACTAGCGGCAAGCAACGATACACCTGTTGATTCTCTCGTTTCGGCGATTGCCGCAAATGAAGAAAAGGTTATAGCCATCAGTACCGATGTCCGCCAATActacgaagaagaaaacgtaGCTAAAGAGATGTTAGCGTTATTGGacgaaaaactaaaaaagttTACTGAAGAGGAGCAGTTGCAACGTCGGCGCATTGATGAGTTTCATTTGCTACAAAGAAAAGCCGAATTGCTCGTTTCGAAAAATGAGGAGAGTTTGCAAAGAGCCACCTTAGAACTCAAACAACTcattaaacaaagaaaaaactacTCTACTTACTTTGTGAATCTTGAGAGGATGATGGTCAAAATCAAGATGTGTCGAAAACTTAAAGAGCTTGATCGTAAGGAAGAAAGAATAATTGGAAAGGAAATACATGAACAAAACAAGAGATATCCGCAACAAGTTAGGGCAACGAGCAAC GTACAATACGCCAGCCAGTTAACTGTGTTTGGTAGGAGTTACCAGCCCTCTACTTTGGAACAGCCTACAATATCTTGTAGTAGCTCTTCTGTCCAACATTTCACAAGTTTACGGTCCATTGAAATTCATAATCATACCCCTTGGCTTCCGCAGCCCTTCTTGCCGTTATCTCGTTTTTCGCCAGGCCTACTGCAAGTGGCACCTATGGCACTTCCATGGGTTGATCCCCAGAGTAATCAGAACccttaa
- the LOC116916677 gene encoding uncharacterized protein LOC116916677 isoform X7 — MEGMPELSSATSSPNEASRRKRRRNSGTESTGHQEESFAQLLVFDSGNPPPTKIVEPTATQHIQDVDETKAVKDITLHNLPSDQSVNNNKRNSPVSFVPSPGSDSNSTIPLEIEQTENVSEVIELEAIESEALDLTANNSDTVKALPVVLEPPGNFAFINLGFAPSSLYLDNRNAASPTFSAREEVVVEQTSLHHLKNSESSCAASEEEKNLINYSLPSPILLPCTDNMEACIVPSSPSEPAADVELAALSGICPVAMSSDRDYAILPEDASIECRPRLPQSPRRIFDCDNSPYFSFAIRDREEYIPLNVGTDELEKKELELRKAACRIKEFLTTIVAASKRLEGERELLKSKLTELHADMTVRAEVINSLNQSSTTNREKIERCLTERNRQHALTVEINIRLVKKELAMRELQVAICQEKLLAASNDTPVDSLVSAIAANEEKVIAISTDVRQYYEEENVAKEMLALLDEKLKKFTEEEQLQRRRIDEFHLLQRKAELLVSKNEESLQRATLELKQLIKQRKNYSTYFVNLERMMVKIKMCRKLKELDRKEERIIGKEIHEQNKRYPQQVRATSNVQYASQLTVFGRSYQPSTLEQPTISCSSSSVQHFTSLRSIEIHNHTPWLPQPFLPLSRFSPGLLQVAPMALPWVDPQSNQNP, encoded by the exons ATGGAAG GAATGCCTGAATTGTCTTCTGCAACCAGTTCCCCTAATGAAGCATCtaggagaaaaagaagaagaaattctgGAACTGAATCCACTGGCCATCAAGAAGAGTCCTTTGCACAATTGTTGGTTTTTGATTCTGGTAACCCACCACCCACCAAAATAGTAGAGCCTACAGCCACTCAACATATACAAGATGTTGATGAAACTAAGGCAGTTAAAGATATTACCCTTCATAACCTGCCGAGTGATCAA TCAGTTAACAACAATAAACGGAATTCACCAGTAAGTTTTGTACCATCTCCAGGATCAGATTCAAATTCTACAATACCCCTTGAAATTGAACAGACAGAAAATGTTTCTGAAGTAATTGAACTGGAAGCCATCGAAAGTGAAG CCCTTGACCTTACTGCTAATAATTCAGATACGGTGAAAGCTCTCCCAGTGGTTTTGGAGCCTCCAGGAAACTTCGCATTCATTAACCTCGGCTTTGCCCCATCCTCGCTAT ATTTAGACAATCGAAATGCTGCATCCCCTACGTTTTCCGCACGTGAAGAAGTTGTGGTCGAACAGACTTCTTTACATCACCTAAAGAACAGCGAATCATCATGTGCAGCTtccgaagaagaaaaaaatttaataaattattCGCTACCTTCACCTATTCTCTTGCCGTGCACGGATAATATGGAGGCTTGCATAGTCCCATCTTCTCCCTCGGAGCCAGCTGCGGATG TAGAGTTGGCCGCATTATCTGGGATCTGTCCAGTAGCCATGTCCTCAGATCGAGATTATGCTATCTTACCGGAAG ATGCCAGCATAGAATGCAGACCACGCTTACCTCAAAGCCCTCGGCGTATCTTCGACTGTGATAATTCtccatatttttcttttgcaataAGAG ACAGGGAAGAGTACATCCCATTAAACGTCGGTACTGatgaactggaaaaaaaagagctcgAATTACGGAAAGCTGCCTGCAGAATTAAAGAATTTTTGACAACAATCGTTGCCGCAAGTAAACGCTTAGAAGGCGAGAGAGAGCTTCTAAAATCGAAATTGACAGAGTTGCATGCAGATATGACTGTAAGAGCCGAAGTGATAAATTCGTTGAATCAGTCATCGACCACTAACAGAGAGAAAATAGAGCGATGCCTGACCGAGAGAAATCGACAGCATGCATTGACTGTTGAAATAAATATCAGGCTAGTGAAAAAGGAGCTGGCAATGCGCGAACTGCAGGTGGCGATTTGCCAAGAAAAACTACTAGCGGCAAGCAACGATACACCTGTTGATTCTCTCGTTTCGGCGATTGCCGCAAATGAAGAAAAGGTTATAGCCATCAGTACCGATGTCCGCCAATActacgaagaagaaaacgtaGCTAAAGAGATGTTAGCGTTATTGGacgaaaaactaaaaaagttTACTGAAGAGGAGCAGTTGCAACGTCGGCGCATTGATGAGTTTCATTTGCTACAAAGAAAAGCCGAATTGCTCGTTTCGAAAAATGAGGAGAGTTTGCAAAGAGCCACCTTAGAACTCAAACAACTcattaaacaaagaaaaaactacTCTACTTACTTTGTGAATCTTGAGAGGATGATGGTCAAAATCAAGATGTGTCGAAAACTTAAAGAGCTTGATCGTAAGGAAGAAAGAATAATTGGAAAGGAAATACATGAACAAAACAAGAGATATCCGCAACAAGTTAGGGCAACGAGCAAC GTACAATACGCCAGCCAGTTAACTGTGTTTGGTAGGAGTTACCAGCCCTCTACTTTGGAACAGCCTACAATATCTTGTAGTAGCTCTTCTGTCCAACATTTCACAAGTTTACGGTCCATTGAAATTCATAATCATACCCCTTGGCTTCCGCAGCCCTTCTTGCCGTTATCTCGTTTTTCGCCAGGCCTACTGCAAGTGGCACCTATGGCACTTCCATGGGTTGATCCCCAGAGTAATCAGAACccttaa
- the LOC116916677 gene encoding uncharacterized protein LOC116916677 isoform X6, with product MEGMPELSSATSSPNEASRRKRRRNSGTESTGHQEESFAQLLVFDSGNPPPTKIVEPTATQHIQDVDETKAVKDITLHNLPSDQSVNNNKRNSPVSFVPSPGSDSNSTIPLEIEQTENVSEVIELEAIESEASEEALDLTANNSDTVKALPVVLEPPGNFAFINLGFAPSSLCNDLDNRNAASPTFSAREEVVVEQTSLHHLKNSESSCAASEEEKNLINYSLPSPILLPCTDNMEACIVPSSPSEPAADVELAALSGICPVAMSSDRDYAILPEDASIECRPRLPQSPRRIFDCDNSPYFSFAIRDREEYIPLNVGTDELEKKELELRKAACRIKEFLTTIVAASKRLEGERELLKSKLTELHADMTVRAEVINSLNQSSTTNREKIERCLTERNRQHALTVEINIRLVKKELAMRELQVAICQEKLLAASNDTPVDSLVSAIAANEEKVIAISTDVRQYYEEENVAKEMLALLDEKLKKFTEEEQLQRRRIDEFHLLQRKAELLVSKNEESLQRATLELKQLIKQRKNYSTYFVNLERMMVKIKMCRKLKELDRKEERIIGKEIHEQNKRYPQQVQYASQLTVFGRSYQPSTLEQPTISCSSSSVQHFTSLRSIEIHNHTPWLPQPFLPLSRFSPGLLQVAPMALPWVDPQSNQNP from the exons ATGGAAG GAATGCCTGAATTGTCTTCTGCAACCAGTTCCCCTAATGAAGCATCtaggagaaaaagaagaagaaattctgGAACTGAATCCACTGGCCATCAAGAAGAGTCCTTTGCACAATTGTTGGTTTTTGATTCTGGTAACCCACCACCCACCAAAATAGTAGAGCCTACAGCCACTCAACATATACAAGATGTTGATGAAACTAAGGCAGTTAAAGATATTACCCTTCATAACCTGCCGAGTGATCAA TCAGTTAACAACAATAAACGGAATTCACCAGTAAGTTTTGTACCATCTCCAGGATCAGATTCAAATTCTACAATACCCCTTGAAATTGAACAGACAGAAAATGTTTCTGAAGTAATTGAACTGGAAGCCATCGAAAGTGAAG CCTCTGAAGAAGCCCTTGACCTTACTGCTAATAATTCAGATACGGTGAAAGCTCTCCCAGTGGTTTTGGAGCCTCCAGGAAACTTCGCATTCATTAACCTCGGCTTTGCCCCATCCTCGCTATGTAACG ATTTAGACAATCGAAATGCTGCATCCCCTACGTTTTCCGCACGTGAAGAAGTTGTGGTCGAACAGACTTCTTTACATCACCTAAAGAACAGCGAATCATCATGTGCAGCTtccgaagaagaaaaaaatttaataaattattCGCTACCTTCACCTATTCTCTTGCCGTGCACGGATAATATGGAGGCTTGCATAGTCCCATCTTCTCCCTCGGAGCCAGCTGCGGATG TAGAGTTGGCCGCATTATCTGGGATCTGTCCAGTAGCCATGTCCTCAGATCGAGATTATGCTATCTTACCGGAAG ATGCCAGCATAGAATGCAGACCACGCTTACCTCAAAGCCCTCGGCGTATCTTCGACTGTGATAATTCtccatatttttcttttgcaataAGAG ACAGGGAAGAGTACATCCCATTAAACGTCGGTACTGatgaactggaaaaaaaagagctcgAATTACGGAAAGCTGCCTGCAGAATTAAAGAATTTTTGACAACAATCGTTGCCGCAAGTAAACGCTTAGAAGGCGAGAGAGAGCTTCTAAAATCGAAATTGACAGAGTTGCATGCAGATATGACTGTAAGAGCCGAAGTGATAAATTCGTTGAATCAGTCATCGACCACTAACAGAGAGAAAATAGAGCGATGCCTGACCGAGAGAAATCGACAGCATGCATTGACTGTTGAAATAAATATCAGGCTAGTGAAAAAGGAGCTGGCAATGCGCGAACTGCAGGTGGCGATTTGCCAAGAAAAACTACTAGCGGCAAGCAACGATACACCTGTTGATTCTCTCGTTTCGGCGATTGCCGCAAATGAAGAAAAGGTTATAGCCATCAGTACCGATGTCCGCCAATActacgaagaagaaaacgtaGCTAAAGAGATGTTAGCGTTATTGGacgaaaaactaaaaaagttTACTGAAGAGGAGCAGTTGCAACGTCGGCGCATTGATGAGTTTCATTTGCTACAAAGAAAAGCCGAATTGCTCGTTTCGAAAAATGAGGAGAGTTTGCAAAGAGCCACCTTAGAACTCAAACAACTcattaaacaaagaaaaaactacTCTACTTACTTTGTGAATCTTGAGAGGATGATGGTCAAAATCAAGATGTGTCGAAAACTTAAAGAGCTTGATCGTAAGGAAGAAAGAATAATTGGAAAGGAAATACATGAACAAAACAAGAGATATCCGCAACAA GTACAATACGCCAGCCAGTTAACTGTGTTTGGTAGGAGTTACCAGCCCTCTACTTTGGAACAGCCTACAATATCTTGTAGTAGCTCTTCTGTCCAACATTTCACAAGTTTACGGTCCATTGAAATTCATAATCATACCCCTTGGCTTCCGCAGCCCTTCTTGCCGTTATCTCGTTTTTCGCCAGGCCTACTGCAAGTGGCACCTATGGCACTTCCATGGGTTGATCCCCAGAGTAATCAGAACccttaa
- the LOC116916677 gene encoding uncharacterized protein LOC116916677 isoform X1: MEGMPELSSATSSPNEASRRKRRRNSGTESTGHQEESFAQLLVFDSGNPPPTKIVEPTATQHIQDVDETKAVKDITLHNLPSDQSVNNNKRNSPVSFVPSPGSDSNSTIPLEIEQTENVSEVIELEAIESEASEEALDLTANNSDTVKALPVVLEPPGNFAFINLGFAPSSLCNDLDNRNAASPTFSAREEVVVEQTSLHHLKNSESSCAASEEEKNLINYSLPSPILLPCTDNMEACIVPSSPSEPAADVELAALSGICPVAMSSDRDYAILPEDASIECRPRLPQSPRRIFDCDNSPYFSFAIRDREEYIPLNVGTDELEKKELELRKAACRIKEFLTTIVAASKRLEGERELLKSKLTELHADMTVRAEVINSLNQSSTTNREKIERCLTERNRQHALTVEINIRLVKKELAMRELQVAICQEKLLAASNDTPVDSLVSAIAANEEKVIAISTDVRQYYEEENVAKEMLALLDEKLKKFTEEEQLQRRRIDEFHLLQRKAELLVSKNEESLQRATLELKQLIKQRKNYSTYFVNLERMMVKIKMCRKLKELDRKEERIIGKEIHEQNKRYPQQVRATSNVQYASQLTVFGRSYQPSTLEQPTISCSSSSVQHFTSLRSIEIHNHTPWLPQPFLPLSRFSPGLLQVAPMALPWVDPQSNQNP, translated from the exons ATGGAAG GAATGCCTGAATTGTCTTCTGCAACCAGTTCCCCTAATGAAGCATCtaggagaaaaagaagaagaaattctgGAACTGAATCCACTGGCCATCAAGAAGAGTCCTTTGCACAATTGTTGGTTTTTGATTCTGGTAACCCACCACCCACCAAAATAGTAGAGCCTACAGCCACTCAACATATACAAGATGTTGATGAAACTAAGGCAGTTAAAGATATTACCCTTCATAACCTGCCGAGTGATCAA TCAGTTAACAACAATAAACGGAATTCACCAGTAAGTTTTGTACCATCTCCAGGATCAGATTCAAATTCTACAATACCCCTTGAAATTGAACAGACAGAAAATGTTTCTGAAGTAATTGAACTGGAAGCCATCGAAAGTGAAG CCTCTGAAGAAGCCCTTGACCTTACTGCTAATAATTCAGATACGGTGAAAGCTCTCCCAGTGGTTTTGGAGCCTCCAGGAAACTTCGCATTCATTAACCTCGGCTTTGCCCCATCCTCGCTATGTAACG ATTTAGACAATCGAAATGCTGCATCCCCTACGTTTTCCGCACGTGAAGAAGTTGTGGTCGAACAGACTTCTTTACATCACCTAAAGAACAGCGAATCATCATGTGCAGCTtccgaagaagaaaaaaatttaataaattattCGCTACCTTCACCTATTCTCTTGCCGTGCACGGATAATATGGAGGCTTGCATAGTCCCATCTTCTCCCTCGGAGCCAGCTGCGGATG TAGAGTTGGCCGCATTATCTGGGATCTGTCCAGTAGCCATGTCCTCAGATCGAGATTATGCTATCTTACCGGAAG ATGCCAGCATAGAATGCAGACCACGCTTACCTCAAAGCCCTCGGCGTATCTTCGACTGTGATAATTCtccatatttttcttttgcaataAGAG ACAGGGAAGAGTACATCCCATTAAACGTCGGTACTGatgaactggaaaaaaaagagctcgAATTACGGAAAGCTGCCTGCAGAATTAAAGAATTTTTGACAACAATCGTTGCCGCAAGTAAACGCTTAGAAGGCGAGAGAGAGCTTCTAAAATCGAAATTGACAGAGTTGCATGCAGATATGACTGTAAGAGCCGAAGTGATAAATTCGTTGAATCAGTCATCGACCACTAACAGAGAGAAAATAGAGCGATGCCTGACCGAGAGAAATCGACAGCATGCATTGACTGTTGAAATAAATATCAGGCTAGTGAAAAAGGAGCTGGCAATGCGCGAACTGCAGGTGGCGATTTGCCAAGAAAAACTACTAGCGGCAAGCAACGATACACCTGTTGATTCTCTCGTTTCGGCGATTGCCGCAAATGAAGAAAAGGTTATAGCCATCAGTACCGATGTCCGCCAATActacgaagaagaaaacgtaGCTAAAGAGATGTTAGCGTTATTGGacgaaaaactaaaaaagttTACTGAAGAGGAGCAGTTGCAACGTCGGCGCATTGATGAGTTTCATTTGCTACAAAGAAAAGCCGAATTGCTCGTTTCGAAAAATGAGGAGAGTTTGCAAAGAGCCACCTTAGAACTCAAACAACTcattaaacaaagaaaaaactacTCTACTTACTTTGTGAATCTTGAGAGGATGATGGTCAAAATCAAGATGTGTCGAAAACTTAAAGAGCTTGATCGTAAGGAAGAAAGAATAATTGGAAAGGAAATACATGAACAAAACAAGAGATATCCGCAACAAGTTAGGGCAACGAGCAAC GTACAATACGCCAGCCAGTTAACTGTGTTTGGTAGGAGTTACCAGCCCTCTACTTTGGAACAGCCTACAATATCTTGTAGTAGCTCTTCTGTCCAACATTTCACAAGTTTACGGTCCATTGAAATTCATAATCATACCCCTTGGCTTCCGCAGCCCTTCTTGCCGTTATCTCGTTTTTCGCCAGGCCTACTGCAAGTGGCACCTATGGCACTTCCATGGGTTGATCCCCAGAGTAATCAGAACccttaa